A genomic stretch from Pseudomonadota bacterium includes:
- the rpsK gene encoding 30S ribosomal protein S11 has protein sequence MAKPRGKTTKAKVKKNVPVGVACIQATFNNTQVTFTDVNGNVIAWASAGVVGFKGSRKSTPFAARQTAEEAAQRAVEHGMRTVEVLVKGPGAGRESAIRAIQAAGMTIKVIKDITPIPHNGCRPPKRRRV, from the coding sequence ATGGCCAAACCCAGAGGAAAAACTACAAAAGCAAAAGTGAAAAAGAATGTTCCGGTGGGAGTTGCCTGTATTCAGGCTACTTTTAATAATACTCAGGTTACTTTTACCGATGTTAACGGTAATGTAATTGCCTGGGCCAGTGCCGGGGTAGTCGGTTTTAAAGGGTCACGGAAAAGTACCCCCTTTGCTGCCCGGCAAACGGCTGAAGAAGCAGCACAGCGGGCTGTGGAGCATGGAATGCGTACCGTGGAAGTGCTGGTTAAAGGGCCGGGAGCCGGCCGTGAATCAGCAATTCGGGCGATTCAGGCTGCTGGGATGACCATAAAAGTTATTAAAGATATAACCCCTATTCCACATAACGGGTGTCGGCCACCCAAACGGAGAAGGGTCTAA
- the rpsM gene encoding 30S ribosomal protein S13, whose product MARIAGVVLPNKRIVIALTYVYGIGKSKAQMILEKAQINPDIRADQLQDDELGQIREQIDKDNYIEGDLRREISGNIKRLMDIGCYRGLRHRRSLPVRGQRTKTNAKTRKGPGRNPVARKRK is encoded by the coding sequence TTGGCTAGAATTGCAGGGGTAGTATTACCGAATAAGCGGATCGTCATCGCACTTACCTATGTTTATGGGATCGGCAAAAGTAAGGCTCAGATGATCCTTGAAAAAGCGCAGATAAATCCTGATATCCGTGCGGACCAGCTCCAGGACGATGAATTGGGTCAGATTCGCGAACAGATTGATAAAGATAACTATATTGAAGGTGATTTGCGCCGTGAGATAAGTGGGAATATCAAAAGACTGATGGATATTGGTTGCTACCGGGGGCTGAGGCATCGCCGTTCACTGCCGGTGAGGGGGCAAAGAACCAAAACCAATGCCAAAACCAGAAAAGGGCCGGGACGAAATCCGGTAGCTCGCAAGCGCAAATAA
- the rpmJ gene encoding 50S ribosomal protein L36 — MKVRASVKKMCDKCKIVKRHGVVRVLCVNPKHKQRQG, encoded by the coding sequence ATGAAAGTCCGGGCATCAGTTAAGAAGATGTGTGACAAGTGTAAGATAGTTAAACGGCATGGCGTCGTTAGGGTGCTTTGCGTAAATCCAAAGCATAAGCAGCGCCAGGGATAA
- the infA gene encoding translation initiation factor IF-1, with protein sequence MANKEDVIEVQGKVLETLPNAMFRVEMENGHQVLAHISGKMRMHFIKILPGDTVTMELSPYDLARGRITYRAK encoded by the coding sequence ATGGCCAATAAAGAAGATGTAATAGAGGTGCAGGGTAAAGTGCTGGAAACGTTGCCTAATGCAATGTTTCGGGTAGAGATGGAAAACGGCCACCAGGTGCTTGCCCATATATCCGGGAAAATGAGGATGCATTTCATTAAAATCCTACCCGGTGATACGGTAACCATGGAATTATCTCCTTATGATCTTGCCAGGGGGAGAATTACCTACCGGGCTAAATAG